Proteins encoded together in one Epinephelus lanceolatus isolate andai-2023 chromosome 4, ASM4190304v1, whole genome shotgun sequence window:
- the glod4 gene encoding glyoxalase domain-containing protein 4, which yields MALRRALHFVFKVGDRAKTATFYRDVLGMKILRHEEFEEGCKATCNGPYDGKWSKTMVGFGPEEDHFVAELTYNYGVGEYQLGNDFLGLTLQSSKAVSNAKRLGWPLTEVGDALYLTQAPGGYPFYIVDKEQPSTDPVQKVCLGVSDLQRSTHYWSMLLGMKLIEKNEEKKTVLMGFADTQCKLELHDNGGAVDHGTAFGRIAFSCPREQLPDLEAVMKKENQKILTPLVSLDTPGKATVEVVILADPDGHEICFVGDEAFRQLSMVDPKGNELLDKAIAEDKSDEWFAKHNRQKAAA from the exons ATGGCTTTGAGACGAGcgctgcattttgttttcaaagttGGTGACAGGGCCAAAACTGCCACATTTTACCGAGATGTTCTGGGCATGAAG ATTTTACGCCATGAGGAGTTTGAGGAAGGCTGCAAAGCAACGTGTAACGG CCCCTACGATGGAAAATGGAGTAAGACAATGGTTGGCTTTGGCCCAGAAGAAGACCATTTTGTTGCTGAACTGACATACAACTATGGGGTGGGGGAGTATCAACTTGGCAATGACTTCTTG GGTCTGACTCTGCAGTCCAGCAAAGCTGTAAGCAATGCTAAACGTCTGGGATGGCCTCTCACTGAGGTAGGAGACGCTCTGTATCTGACCCAGGCTCCAGGAGGTTATCCTTTCTACATTGTGGACAAAGAGCAGCCTTCCACTG ACCCTGTGCAGAAGGTTTGTCTCGGAGTATCAGACCTCCAGAGATCGACCCACTACTGGTCTATGCTCTTGGGAATGAAGCTGATAGAAAAGAAcgaggaaaagaaaacagtgcTGATGGGATTTGCAGACACTCAA TGTAAACTGGAGCTTCATGATAACGGTGGGGCAGTAGATCATGGAACAGCATTTGGGAGAATAGCTTTTTCATGCCCACGGGAGCaa CTGCCTGACCTCGAAGCCGTGATGAAAAAGGAAAATCAGAAAATTCTCACTCCATTAGTCAGCCTGGACACTCCTGGAAAAGCCACAGTAGAAGTGGTTATTTTGGCTGACCCA GACGGTCATGAGATTTGCTTTGTGGGAGACGAGGCTTTCAGGCAACTGTCCATGGTGGATCCCAAAGGAAATGAACTCCTTGATAAA gctatCGCCGAAGATAAAAGTGATGAGTGGTTTGccaaacacaacagacagaAAGCTGCTGCATGA